A section of the Eriocheir sinensis breed Jianghai 21 chromosome 40, ASM2467909v1, whole genome shotgun sequence genome encodes:
- the LOC127009309 gene encoding DNA-directed RNA polymerase II subunit RPB9-like, with amino-acid sequence MSQGKIGSEGPGFIGIRFCQECNNMLYPKEDKENKILLYACRNCDYKMPTENNCIYVNKLMHEIDELRHISPEVVQDPTLPRTDDHPCPRCSSRDAVFFQAQTRRAEDEMRLYYVCCNTECVHRWTE; translated from the exons ATGAGTCAAGGCAAAATTGGTAGTGAAGGACCAGGTTTTATTGGGATCCGTTTCTGCCAGGAGTGCAACAACATGTTGTACCCGAAGGAGGACAAA GAAAACAAAATATTGCTGTATGCCTGCCGTAACTGTGACTACAAAATGCCCACTGAAAACAACTGCATATATGTCAACAAATTGATGCATGAAATCGATGAATTAAGACACATCAGCCCAGAGGTTGTACAG GACCCCACACTGCCGCGCACAGATGACCACCCATGTCCACGCTGCAGCTCCAGGGATGCTGTGTTCTTCCAGGCCCAGACCAGGAGAGCTGAAGATGAAATGAGACTCTACTACGTTTGTTGTAATACTGAATGTGTGCATCGCTGGACTGAGTGA